Proteins encoded within one genomic window of Panicum virgatum strain AP13 chromosome 1N, P.virgatum_v5, whole genome shotgun sequence:
- the LOC120654499 gene encoding peroxisome biogenesis protein 16-like isoform X2: MEAYKLWVRRNRDLVRSLESLANGLTWILPERFANSEIAPEAVYSLLGIVSSVNQHIIDAPTENHAFASKEQSIPWGLVVSVLKDVEAVVEVAAQHFVGDDRKWSFLAVTEAVKAGVRLAAFRESGYKMLLQGGEVANEEEVTVLEDNYGVNGNGVPVIYPMNGHSQNGHKAVTNGLDGKNEFVSKSLERRAVAALNKFGENAKMMSDPMWMRRLQPAPEPTVSVVEKPTLASIWSAKGGTGRLFVLGEVVHIFRPLVYVLLIRKFGIRSWTPWLVSLAVELTSLGFHSHATDLNHRGGKVHQLSSAERDELRRRKMMWALYVMRDPFFASYTKRHLQKAEQVLNPVPLIGFLTGKLVELLEGVQTRYTYTSGS, from the exons ATGGAGGCGTACAAGCTCTGGGTGCGCAGGAACCGGGACCTCGTCCGCTCCCTCGAGTCCCTCGCCAAC GGGCTCACTTGGATACTACCTGAGCGCTTTGCCAACTCAGAGATCGCGCCAGAAGCAG TATATTCGCTATTGGGTATTGTGAGTTCTGTCAACCAGCACATAATTGATGCGCCCACCGAAAACCACGCATTTGCCTCAAAGGAGCAATCTATCCCATGGGGTCTTGTTGTCTCTGTACTAAAGGATGTGGAGGCAGTTGTTGAGGTTGCTGCCCAGCACTTTGTTGGTGATGATCGCAAGTGGAGCTTCCTTGCTGTTACAGAAGCAGTGAA AGCAGGTGTCAGGTTAGCCGCTTTTCGGGAGAGTGGATACAAGATGCTCTTACAAGGAGGGGAGGTGGCAAATGAAGAAGAGGTGACCGTTCTTGAAGATAATTATGGAGTAAATGGTAATGGAGTTCCAGTCATCTATCCGATGAATGGGCATTCCCAAAATGGTCACAAAGCTGTGACCAACGGTCTGGATGGAAAAAATGAATTTGTATCTAAGAGTCTCGAGAGAAGAGCAGTAGCTGCTTTGAACAAGTTTGGTGAGAATGCAAAGATGATGTCTGATCCTATGTGGATGAGGAGGCTCCAACCTGCGCCCGAGCCAACTG TCTCAGTTGTCGAGAAGCCAACTTTGGCAAGTATTTGGTCTGCTAAAGGGGGTACTGGGCGCTTATTTGTTTTAGGGGAGGTTGTTCACATATTCAGGCCACTTGTTTATGTACTTCTAATCAGAAAGTTTGGAATCAGATCATGGACCCCCTGGTTAGTGTCGCTAGCTGTGGAACTGACAAGTCTTGGCTTCCATTCACATGCGACTGATCTAAATCATAGGGGAGGGAAAGTGCATCAGCTCTCCTCAGCTGAGAGGGATGAG TTGAGGAGGAGAAAGATGATGTGGGCCCTTTATGTGATGAGAGATCCTTTCTTTGCCAGTTATACCAA GCGTCATCTCCAGAAGGCTGAACAGGTGCTGAATCCGGTGCCATTGATTGGTTTCCTTACAG GTAAACTTGTAGAGCTACTGGAAGGGGTTCAGACAAGATATACATACACGTCAGGTTCATAG
- the LOC120654499 gene encoding peroxisome biogenesis protein 16-like isoform X1 translates to MEAYKLWVRRNRDLVRSLESLANGLTWILPERFANSEIAPEAVYSLLGIVSSVNQHIIDAPTENHAFASKEQSIPWGLVVSVLKDVEAVVEVAAQHFVGDDRKWSFLAVTEAVKAGVRLAAFRESGYKMLLQGGEVANEEEVTVLEDNYGVNGNGVPVIYPMNGHSQNGHKAVTNGLDGKNEFVSKSLERRAVAALNKFGENAKMMSDPMWMRRLQPAPEPTVSVVEKPTLASIWSAKGGTGRLFVLGEVVHIFRPLVYVLLIRKFGIRSWTPWLVSLAVELTSLGFHSHATDLNHRGGKVHQLSSAERDELRRRKMMWALYVMRDPFFASYTKRHLQKAEQVLNPVPLIGFLTGMYVFHAFDVFVFRKNMLQQAFLA, encoded by the exons ATGGAGGCGTACAAGCTCTGGGTGCGCAGGAACCGGGACCTCGTCCGCTCCCTCGAGTCCCTCGCCAAC GGGCTCACTTGGATACTACCTGAGCGCTTTGCCAACTCAGAGATCGCGCCAGAAGCAG TATATTCGCTATTGGGTATTGTGAGTTCTGTCAACCAGCACATAATTGATGCGCCCACCGAAAACCACGCATTTGCCTCAAAGGAGCAATCTATCCCATGGGGTCTTGTTGTCTCTGTACTAAAGGATGTGGAGGCAGTTGTTGAGGTTGCTGCCCAGCACTTTGTTGGTGATGATCGCAAGTGGAGCTTCCTTGCTGTTACAGAAGCAGTGAA AGCAGGTGTCAGGTTAGCCGCTTTTCGGGAGAGTGGATACAAGATGCTCTTACAAGGAGGGGAGGTGGCAAATGAAGAAGAGGTGACCGTTCTTGAAGATAATTATGGAGTAAATGGTAATGGAGTTCCAGTCATCTATCCGATGAATGGGCATTCCCAAAATGGTCACAAAGCTGTGACCAACGGTCTGGATGGAAAAAATGAATTTGTATCTAAGAGTCTCGAGAGAAGAGCAGTAGCTGCTTTGAACAAGTTTGGTGAGAATGCAAAGATGATGTCTGATCCTATGTGGATGAGGAGGCTCCAACCTGCGCCCGAGCCAACTG TCTCAGTTGTCGAGAAGCCAACTTTGGCAAGTATTTGGTCTGCTAAAGGGGGTACTGGGCGCTTATTTGTTTTAGGGGAGGTTGTTCACATATTCAGGCCACTTGTTTATGTACTTCTAATCAGAAAGTTTGGAATCAGATCATGGACCCCCTGGTTAGTGTCGCTAGCTGTGGAACTGACAAGTCTTGGCTTCCATTCACATGCGACTGATCTAAATCATAGGGGAGGGAAAGTGCATCAGCTCTCCTCAGCTGAGAGGGATGAG TTGAGGAGGAGAAAGATGATGTGGGCCCTTTATGTGATGAGAGATCCTTTCTTTGCCAGTTATACCAA GCGTCATCTCCAGAAGGCTGAACAGGTGCTGAATCCGGTGCCATTGATTGGTTTCCTTACAGGTATGTATGTCTTTCATGCCTTTGATGTATTTGTATTCCGTAAAAACATGCTACAACAAGCTTTTCTTGCTTGA
- the LOC120654500 gene encoding uncharacterized protein LOC120654500 produces the protein MGDVGRSSILVHILVIALCLAAFGFAIAAERRRSTGSIVTDSSNTTFCVYDSDIATGYGVGAFLFLLSGHSLLMGLTKCMCFGAPLAPGGSRAWSIIYFASSWVTFAIAEACLIAGATKNAYHTKYRDMVYAGNWTCQSLRKGVFIAGAVFVVFTMILDVYFYMYYAKATSQAAKKISKTTPSVGMTGYA, from the exons ATGGGGGATGTGGGGAGGAGCTCCATACTGGTGCACATCCTGGTGATCGCCCTCTGCCTGGCCGCCTTCGgcttcgccatcgccgccgagcgccgccgcagcacg GGTTCAATAGTCACGGACAGCTCCAATACTACATTTTGTGTTTATGACTCCGATATTGCTACTGGCTATGGTGTTGGTGCTTTCCTGTTTCTTCTCTCAGGCCACTCACTGCTTATGGGTCTTACGAAGTGCATGTGCTTCGGTGCACCACTTGCGCCAGGTGGAAGCAGAGCCTGGTCCATTATATACTTCGCATCATCATG GGTCACATTTGCAATTGCAGAGGCGTGCCTAATTGCTGGAGCAACAAAGAATGCATACCACACCAAGTATAGGGATATGGTATATGCTGGTAACTGGACCTGTCAATCTCTGCGCAAAGGAGTGTTCATTGCCGGAGCAGTCTTTGTGGTCTTCACCATGATTCTGGACGTGTACTTCTACATGTACTATGCAAAGGCCACCAGCCAAGCTGCCAAAAAGATCAGTAAGACAACCCCGAGCGTTGGCATGACTGGCTATGCATGA